A region from the Sphingopyxis lindanitolerans genome encodes:
- a CDS encoding metallophosphoesterase, with translation MLIAQITDIHIGFDPDNPAEYNRKRLDDVLDALIEGVNRPDLLLATGDITDRGDPDSYRRLATAFSRCPFPVWPSVGNHDLRDNFHAQFPGFDDGNGFAQYTVELPELRLVTIDTLEEGRHGGAFCDARAAWLDAELAKERAKPTYIVMHHPPVESGIEWMNTHPDEPWVHRFAEVVRGHGQVRGLICGHLHRSVTVAWEGRTIAICSSTAPQVSLDLRPIDENRPDDRPMIVAEDPAYALHHWNGRELVSFYDHAGAHTMLAKYDERLQPLVRELKAERPA, from the coding sequence ATGCTGATCGCCCAGATCACCGATATCCATATCGGGTTCGATCCCGACAACCCCGCGGAGTATAATCGCAAGCGGCTCGACGATGTGCTCGACGCGCTGATCGAGGGGGTGAACCGGCCCGACCTCTTGCTGGCGACCGGCGACATCACCGATCGCGGCGATCCCGACAGTTACCGCCGGTTGGCGACCGCCTTTTCGCGCTGTCCCTTCCCCGTCTGGCCGAGCGTCGGCAATCATGATTTGCGCGACAATTTCCACGCCCAATTCCCGGGGTTCGACGACGGCAACGGCTTTGCCCAATATACGGTCGAACTGCCCGAATTGCGGCTGGTCACGATCGACACGCTCGAGGAGGGTCGGCACGGTGGCGCCTTTTGCGACGCGCGCGCGGCGTGGCTCGACGCCGAACTGGCGAAGGAGCGGGCCAAGCCGACCTATATCGTGATGCACCACCCGCCGGTCGAAAGCGGTATCGAATGGATGAACACCCATCCCGACGAACCATGGGTGCATCGCTTTGCCGAGGTCGTCCGCGGGCACGGCCAGGTCCGCGGGCTGATCTGCGGCCACCTCCACCGCAGCGTCACCGTCGCGTGGGAGGGGCGCACGATCGCCATCTGCTCCTCGACCGCGCCGCAAGTCTCGCTCGACCTGCGCCCGATCGACGAGAATCGGCCCGACGACCGGCCGATGATCGTCGCCGAAGACCCCGCCTACGCGCTCCACCATTGGAACGGGCGCGAACTCGTCAGCTTCTATGACCATGCGGGCGCGCATACGATGCTCGCCAAATATGACGAGCGGCTCCAGCCATTGGTGCGCGAATTGAAGGCGGAGAGGCCGGCCTGA
- a CDS encoding D-2-hydroxyacid dehydrogenase: MTKTVTILSGLIRPLVESRLPDWVEPRFFMSKDEAMALAPEAGIGWFDMYDKRDMAAVIAAATRMKWLNSIYAGVDGMPLDLLAERGTVVTNGAGINAITIAEYVVMGMLTVAKGYRDVVRAQERREWLIESPGKVELYGSKALLLGYGAIGKLIEERLKGFAVDVTVVRRSPPKTTGGAGTLTPDQWRARLGDFDWVILAVPATPETDGMIGAAELAAMKPTATLINIARGTVVDQAALVAALDAKQIASAFLDVTTPEPLPADDVLWSLDNAHITMHLSGRAQDKMFVRAAERFLANLDRWHKGESVEPRVDLTLGY; encoded by the coding sequence ATGACCAAAACCGTCACCATCCTGTCCGGCCTGATCCGGCCGCTCGTCGAAAGCCGCCTGCCCGACTGGGTCGAGCCCCGCTTCTTCATGAGCAAGGACGAGGCGATGGCGCTCGCGCCCGAGGCCGGGATCGGCTGGTTCGACATGTATGATAAAAGAGATATGGCGGCGGTGATCGCCGCGGCGACCAGAATGAAATGGCTCAACTCCATCTACGCCGGGGTCGATGGTATGCCGCTCGATCTGCTCGCGGAGCGCGGCACGGTGGTGACCAACGGCGCGGGGATCAACGCGATCACCATCGCCGAATATGTCGTGATGGGGATGCTGACCGTCGCCAAGGGCTATCGCGATGTCGTCCGCGCGCAGGAACGGCGCGAATGGCTGATCGAATCGCCGGGCAAGGTCGAACTCTACGGGTCGAAGGCGCTGCTGCTCGGCTATGGCGCGATCGGCAAGCTGATCGAGGAGCGGCTGAAAGGCTTTGCCGTCGACGTCACCGTCGTGCGGCGTTCCCCCCCCAAGACGACCGGCGGCGCGGGAACGCTGACCCCCGACCAGTGGCGCGCCCGGCTCGGCGATTTCGACTGGGTGATCCTCGCGGTCCCGGCGACGCCCGAGACCGACGGCATGATCGGCGCGGCCGAACTGGCCGCGATGAAGCCGACCGCAACGCTCATCAACATTGCGCGTGGCACGGTGGTCGATCAGGCCGCGCTCGTCGCGGCGCTCGATGCAAAGCAGATCGCGTCGGCCTTTCTCGACGTCACCACCCCCGAACCGCTTCCCGCCGACGATGTGCTGTGGAGCCTCGACAATGCGCATATCACCATGCACCTGTCGGGCCGCGCGCAGGACAAGATGTTCGTCCGTGCCGCCGAACGCTTCCTCGCCAATCTGGACCGCTGGCACAAGGGCGAGTCCGTCGAGCCGCGGGTGGATTTGACGCTGGGCTATTGA
- a CDS encoding endonuclease domain-containing protein: protein MADSSHISRRAQVPKQHPAGPYVLDFFCARANLAIEIDGMAHDMGDNPAHDQRRDHWLRANRIDTIRIPARDVLDSAATVAQSVVEIVEYRLTTFGKTPPSSLRDATSPSQVDGEDQKDRL, encoded by the coding sequence ATGGCAGATTCTTCGCACATCTCCCGGCGGGCACAAGTTCCCAAGCAGCATCCCGCCGGTCCTTATGTCCTCGATTTCTTCTGCGCCCGCGCCAATCTGGCTATCGAAATAGACGGCATGGCGCATGATATGGGTGACAATCCGGCGCACGATCAGCGACGCGATCATTGGCTCCGCGCCAACCGCATCGACACAATTCGCATCCCGGCGCGCGATGTACTGGACAGCGCCGCCACAGTTGCCCAATCTGTTGTCGAGATCGTCGAATATCGGCTGACGACGTTCGGCAAAACCCCTCCGTCATCGCTTCGCGATGCCACCTCCCCATCGCAAGTCGATGGGGAGGATCAGAAGGATCGCCTATGA
- the cysS gene encoding cysteine--tRNA ligase gives MTDAPAPLADSGPPLRLFNSLTRSVEAFRPVHPGEARVYSCGPTVYNYQHIGNMRAYVFADTLGRTLSFKGYALRHIINITDVGHLTSDADVGDDKMEKAAASQGKSAWDVAAFYTAEFKRDLGWLGVRDPAKWTVATDYVPRMIAFAERIAAAHCYQLDSGLYFDVSTVADYGRLARAVTDEGEGRIDEVEGKRHAADFAIWRTTPPGETRQMEWDSPWGRGAPGWHLECSVMGEAELGMPFDIHTGGIDHREIHHPNEIAQNQAYRGCGSLDCAEHSGARMWMHNNFLIDRGGKMSKSSGEFLRLQLLADRGYHPLAYRLMCLQAHYRSELEFSWDGLGATLTRLKRLVMAAASVREADPAAVADRRLADLLAKFDAALSDDLNTPVALTLLEEAAAMKKVDAGQKRAALAAMDAVFGLQLLTLSREDLRLRPKGAAIDEAAIDAILARRRDARAAKDFAASDALRDELIAAGVEVMDGDPLGWDWRLET, from the coding sequence ATGACCGACGCCCCTGCCCCGCTCGCGGATTCCGGCCCGCCCTTGCGACTGTTCAACAGCCTGACGCGCAGCGTGGAAGCCTTCCGCCCCGTCCACCCCGGTGAGGCGCGCGTCTATAGCTGTGGGCCGACGGTCTATAATTATCAGCATATCGGCAACATGCGCGCCTATGTCTTTGCCGACACGCTCGGCCGCACCCTGTCGTTCAAGGGCTATGCGCTCCGCCACATCATCAATATCACCGACGTCGGCCACCTGACCTCGGACGCCGACGTCGGCGACGACAAGATGGAAAAGGCGGCCGCCTCGCAGGGCAAATCGGCGTGGGACGTCGCCGCCTTCTACACCGCCGAATTCAAGCGCGACCTTGGCTGGCTGGGCGTCCGCGATCCCGCCAAATGGACCGTCGCGACCGACTATGTGCCGCGCATGATCGCCTTTGCCGAGCGCATCGCCGCCGCGCATTGCTACCAGCTCGACAGCGGCCTCTATTTCGACGTCTCGACCGTCGCCGATTACGGCCGCCTCGCGCGCGCGGTGACCGACGAGGGAGAGGGCCGGATCGACGAGGTCGAGGGCAAGCGCCACGCCGCCGATTTCGCGATCTGGCGCACCACCCCGCCGGGCGAGACCCGCCAGATGGAATGGGATTCGCCGTGGGGGCGCGGCGCGCCCGGCTGGCACCTCGAATGTTCGGTGATGGGCGAGGCAGAGCTTGGCATGCCCTTCGATATCCACACCGGCGGCATCGACCACCGCGAGATCCACCATCCGAACGAGATCGCGCAGAACCAGGCCTATCGCGGCTGCGGCAGCCTCGATTGCGCCGAGCATTCGGGCGCCCGGATGTGGATGCACAATAATTTCCTGATCGACCGCGGCGGCAAGATGTCGAAAAGCTCGGGCGAATTCCTGCGCCTGCAACTGCTCGCCGACCGGGGCTATCATCCCCTCGCCTATCGGCTGATGTGCCTGCAAGCGCATTATCGGTCGGAGCTGGAGTTTTCGTGGGACGGACTCGGCGCGACGCTGACGCGGCTGAAACGGCTGGTGATGGCGGCGGCATCGGTGCGCGAGGCCGACCCGGCCGCGGTCGCCGATCGCCGTCTGGCCGACCTGCTCGCCAAATTCGACGCCGCGCTGTCGGACGATCTCAACACCCCCGTCGCGCTGACTCTGCTCGAAGAGGCGGCGGCGATGAAAAAGGTCGACGCGGGCCAGAAACGCGCCGCGCTGGCGGCGATGGATGCCGTGTTCGGCCTGCAATTGCTGACGCTGTCGCGCGAGGATCTGCGCCTTCGGCCAAAGGGCGCGGCGATCGACGAAGCCGCGATCGACGCCATCCTCGCGCGGCGCCGCGACGCCCGCGCGGCAAAGGACTTCGCCGCCTCCGACGCGCTCCGCGATGAACTCATCGCGGCGGGTGTAGAGGTCATGGACGGCGATCCGCTCGGCTGGGACTGGCGGCTGGAAACATAA